The DNA window tggatcacaatgcaagaagtccaacaactcaacccagacctacttgagtattacatTAGTATTAATTCAccagaggtgaattcttccaagccggggagagttgatggggacatcaaagtgtataggcgcaagaagaagaagaagcagccatctttgtggctggaagaatagaaaaaagatcttgtgggccccaagctcgatccagattttagaagattttagaagatcttgtgggccccaagctctatccagattttagaagatcttagaagattttaaaagattttgtggaccccaccaaatcttatttgattctagtactttgctttaaatctagtgatatttgattgtcttacacaattaggaaactaagacTTCTTtatattggtctattaggtagttttttatttcatgcaattgagtttctaagtatctttttatttttagaagtttattctatttaaaGTGTAAGACCATTGAccattgtttatttttcaattaatgaagaatattgaaggCAAAACAACCCCAAATCCCTCCCCCAcgatttctctttttctcctctctccttcttctcatctctcactctcGGCCTCACTGTTTCACGCCATCCCTCTGTCTctcggttctctcttctctctccattcttctctcttctctcttgtctcacctccctctctttttccattctttttctaCTGTTGTTTTCTATTCTTTGAGGATTGAACTGCTGTtgctctatttttttcttttaatgttgGACTGTTGTGGCTGACCTCCTTTCAATGAATGGGTGACTGCTGGCTGTACCTGCTGTCCATGAGTTGCTAAGAGCCCCAACATCATTCTCCAAGCTACATCGATAATATTGAGGATATCTACACAACCATCTGGActtgtcttcatcaactaaaggtggactgcatctctttatttttggaggaccttgatttcttctcttctcctcagatctggacagcagcatggtaaaacattaaactgaaccctccccacctccatcaatccctattatatattgcaaCCCATTAACGTTGAAATcagcctttgccctttgtttatgcctatttttacccgATGTTTTAAATCGTTTCATCAATGTCATATCTCCAAAAGAAACCctgttgattttctattttagttggttgctagaggacattgattgtttgcaaaactaatttgggtgtctagattgatttatGCTGAACCTAACACtcgtatgtcgtttgttcccttccccatgtccccacttgagacttaagtaagaatttatgtgattttccgtctagattattattgcttttggctactttgtttattagtctcattttatcttgcatgcttaatcttgtttgctgagcttcTTTTTTGTCCTCtatacctaagccccttgagttgaccctacctagttagttaatcttgtaggagacctagtcacctaggaacccccctaCATCAACTTATCTAGTaaacatttcaaattttcaaacattacgttaataaactctatacatatttctttttaataatcCTTTCACAGTTTTTGGAAGATGTCTAAAAAGTTCAAGTTTTTGAGACATTCGAATTTCTTGTGAAAATTTAAAAGTTTTTGTGACATTCCAAAATTTTTACTGGTACAAGAAAGTATTGAAAATACATAAAATTATGATCATAGGGATGCGTAAAAGGCCCTCAAACAATAAAAACTAAGGCCAATAAGCAATCGGAGAACAACTtatgggtgctacacattgtattggcactacgagtgccatctcagcttcggcttgagaaaattgggtgtgggtgcagtcaaaagtagtgtattgagtaggtacgaagcctttacaggcactactccggggatgtaggcaaattgccgaacctcgtaaaaaccctgtgttgtgggtgcttgttgtttgcattttatattgaagtgcgtggaatgtggaatgagtgtgcatacttggaagtgcctatgagaggctgagtgtgcatacgactgtgtgcaaacagggacaactatatcaggtttttcttggccagacatcaaacagatttttggggatcggaattggactcactgattcaccccccctctcaatgACTGCCGGGTTATAACAAACCATTCATCAAAGCATTAGGGTAttagaaaaaaacataaaagtagGGTTTAGTGTGTTACCTCTTCGTACTGCAAGCACATTATCTCCAAAGTAATTCGACACTTGAACTTGAGATGCATGTGGGATAGAGACTAGTTTTCCTCCAACAACGATTGCACGTGAAATATAGCAGGGAACGCTCTATATACACTCTATAGTGGTTCAAAACCCTAACAGTCAATAGAGGAAGAGAGTATAGAAGTAACAAAAGAGGAGAGGGAGATGGCCAAAACCATGAAGGTTgtcctctctctccccttagATGTTATTTTATAACTTGGGTATTCCTTCAACAACAATTGCACGAGAAAAATAGTAGTGAAAAATCTTGCTAAATTCTCTAGGGTTCAAAACCTTAACAATTAATGGAGGAAGAGAGGATAGAAATTGataagaggggagagagagagagagagtcaaaacTATTGAGGTTatcttctctttccccttcGCTGCTATTTTATAACTTTGTAAGAATCGGTATCCTTGTAGAACACTACATGTCAAGTGGTGGGTTTCTATTGTGTGATCCTGCCGTGATTGCTTTATATGAGTCTTAATTCGAATTGATAAATTCTTCACGTAATAATACAACCCTAAGTAAACAAAACTATTAACTCATAAGTACAACCTAGGAAGGATATAACTTATATAACCCCTTTAAGTGATAGATACATTTAAATCACTTAACTTGACAAAATATGATAATGCACTTACAAGTATATAGATAGAATCATCgtaaaaaccctaatccgtcGAACTAACTTATTTAGAGAATCTCAACCATAGATGAGacataaatttttataaaactcttaaaatataattattaaatagttttaatattaataatatataaatgTGTTTGTTAGCAATTTACAAAACCGCTATGGAACTTGGAATTTTGTCTAATTACGGATAATTCTCTCAAGGTATTTGTCTTATTTGGGAAGTGGATTTCATGTTGAGCATCTATTCTATTCACAAATGAACGTTGTGAATCCAACGCATtgatatataattattataagTATCAACTATTGGTGCACTTAAACACCCAAAATCCAACTACAAAGATAAGGAACTCTTAGGCGTGAGgtcaaaataattatttaagagAATCTTGTTACTTAACAACTGATGAAAGTCTATGCAATACTTTTAAGATGATCTAGTTCAATGCACATATAATATGAATACTcgcaatttttattttggaacCACATCCGTTGACAAGTCCCTCCTAGACCTTATATTgacgggagcctcgtgcattgggtatgCTATTTGTTATCCCCTGGAAATATGCTATGTGACATTCCTAAGAATAAATTGCCCAATATTGTTCCTAGTGTTAAACACTTTAAAGTATGACTCTAGGATAAGCAATCGGACATAAAATAATAACacaaattaatttaatttaaatgcTTTAAATTGGATTTGATGCACATATATCCAACAATTTTCCATTTGTACATAAAAATCCAATGTCCGACTAATTTGATAGCCATGTTCTCACCATGCCCATCAAATACATTTGCGTCAGTCCCTTTGTCAAGGGATCTGACTGATTTTCTGTCCCTAATGTACAATTTCCCATTTGtacataaaaatccaatatccGACTAATATGATAGCCATGTTCTCACCATGCCTATCAAATACATTTTGCGTCAGTCCCTTTATCAAGGGATCTGACTGATTTTCTGTCCCTAATGTTTTGACTCTTTCTGTGtctcttcttatcttcttcttcttcttcctccttttttttttttccatctcttcttcttctattacttttgagttagggttttgaaCCGTTAAAGAATGTAGAGACCCATTGATTATACAATTCTTCAGGAGATATTTTCTCTAGCGTGTATcaagagatatttttttttttctattatttcacAAAAAGTTGTCAAACTGTGTGGATATGTAAAAGATATTATTTGTTTTCCATCACTTTAACACTTCCACGATGGGGTCTTTTTAAGAAAGCATCATACTCTCGAGGAATAACTGTGTCTTCCTTGCATGCATCTCAAGTTCAAGTGCTGTTTTCCTTTGGAGGTATTCCACTTGTGGTGCAAAAAAGTAACATAAATTTTAGTTTTGTTTCGTTTGACTATCCTAATAATGTGGAATCACTCTTGAACTAAGAAAAGGGTTAGTGGGAGATTAATTGCAACAAGATTGATGATATAgggaccatagttgtcaaggcgttttTATAAGGGTTAAGCGATGGACACCGTTTTGCATGTGAGGAAAGCGGTCGCCCTAGGTGGCAAGGCGTCGCCTTGGGTGCCTTGTTTGGAAAGGCGTATGCCTaaggtacatttttttttcccacttaaATAATTGTAGTGTTTTAAAGTGGTGTGGTGCAGGTTTTAAAGTGGTGTGAGATGCATGGAATCACTCTTTAAgtgagccaaaaaaaaaaaagaaagagaaagaaaaattgcatgtttctctctctctcgattatGTGCTCCAGCCTCGAAGTTTCAAACCTAAACCTAAAGAAGAAATTTGCGCTGGATTCAATGACTTGTATCGATTGAGAAGTTGGACTTGGCATTCGGCTTTCAGGTATGCTCCAtcgatttttttaatttttttttctctccttcctacAACTTCTTCTTTCTCGTTTCtgactctcttcttcctctgtttcttcttcttcctcctctgcttcgtcttcttcttctgattctccgtctgcttcgtcttcttcttctgattcttcgtCTGCACTGGCAGCCCTGGTGCTAgtgcctttttatttttttatttttttatttttttcttttcccctctgCTGTTCTGTGTCTGCTTCTTATGGGCCTGTTCTTCGGTTCTTCctgtgcttcttcttcttctctgcttcttctccTGCGCTAGCAGCACTGGTGCtagtgcttctttttttttcgccACCTGCTGCTGTAGGTAGACTGTATTGCATGATTAATTGATTGCAGCTGCTGTTGTAGACtgcttctctgcttcttctccTGCGCTGGCAGCACTGCTGCTTCTTCTCCTGCGCTGGCAGCACTGCTGCTAgtgcttttttttcccctgctgCTGTAGGTAGACTGTATTGCATGATTAATTGATTGCATCTGGCTCTGCTGTTGTAGACTGCTAGATTGTTAATGCAATAATGCGgctgctttaattttttttttttttgctgctggctgctttaatttttttttaccatgatGCTgtagagagattgagagaatcCGCTGATTAGTGATGAATCCTTTTTTTGGCTGTTGGCTGCTGGCTGCTGGCTGCTGCTGTACAATTTATTTTCCCCTGCTACTGCTGCTCCACATGTTAGCGCATTAGTTACTTAGTTTCTCTGGCCACAGACAGGAGAAGCATTTACAATTGCAAGTTAGAACTTAGAAAATTGCAACTGTTAAAAGTCAAAACTTAGAAAACTGTAGAGTGCATTAGTTATATCAATATGACtttcatgttgaatgttgattcttgtctcttgatgttgcttaaagtgtgGATTTTTCTCCCATGATGTGGCTTAAAGTAgtgcttcttgtattttgatatgGCTTAAagtgttgattttttacaagcaatttaaaattaattatatcattgttatacagttatactagatataatagatatattaaaaaaaatattagcgCCTTTTTTGGCGCCTTATTTGCCTTAAGGTGGGCGCCTTCTTGCCTAAGAGCTTAAacagccctccaacgccttggttcgccttggcgctatgacaactatgatagGGATGAACAAAAAATCACTAATagaattttattctctttcttccGTTTAtgcatgaaagaaaaaataagaaggatATAACTTTGGCATCCCACCTAAGCCTCGATCAGCATCTCACCTAAGCCTCAATCAGCATCTCACCGACCAGGCAAAGCTTCTCACCTTGCAATTGCATCTCACAAGGAAAAACATCTGATGCAGGAGCGAGTTTTTGACAGGGCTGAACCCGTTCGAGTGCTCCGACCAAAATACGGGTCCAAGATTGGTAGTTGTTAGGTAGGAaagttagggttttatttttttgagaaagatATGTAGCCTTTTATTTTGGAGTGTAGGTATTAGACAAGTAGGGAAATTTCCAATTTGAGATTTATCGAgtgtttatttttggtagtCTAAGTTTTAGGAAGTTTTTAGGAGTCTGTTATTTTGGGTTTTATAAATACTGTAACGACGGGATTagatttgagaatgaattgaattggatTTGTGTGGTGTGAGACCGTGTGGCATGTGCGAGTTATGCAGTTAAGCATGGGATTACTGGGGTTAACTTAtgtaattttgatatttatttatttcctttaattttaGAGTAGGATGTCGACCAAGTTAGTTGGGTTAGAATCAATCTTTATTTCAATTAGTAGGGTTAGATCTTGATTCTGCTTTTGAGTATGTTCCTCTTTTGTTTCAGctacaaaataagaaaatatgttTACTTTTAGTCTTTAAATATCAGCTTGTACCCAACGATTTAGTtagattttgaagaattgaagattGAACGAAGTCTTGGTTTGAGATGGTAGGTTACAGCTCAAAACAATTGAAGGGATCACCCTCAATACAAGTCCTTTCACCTTCAAACTTTGGGGCTAGAATCACCTCACTAAGGTGACCCAGCTGCAGGGTTTTCGTGACCAGAAACAGCTTCTGCTGTGAGCTATTACTCCATGACCAGATCCTTCATACGCTCAGCATGTCAGTTCGGTACTAGTGGATCAGAAAGATAGGTCAGGTCAGCTGCAGCTGCAAGGCCTCCTGTAGATTCACTGTTGGCAGATCGAGATTGAGAGTCAATAGCAACGAAGTGGTTTCACCTGAGGTAGATCCATCCAGTCGAAGATCCGAATCCATCTTGACCAGTCTCCCTTCCCTGATCAAGGGCCCAGTTCTGTAGACATAGGCCATTGAATATCCAATTGATGTCGATTCGGTTGACCGAGCAGAACTGGAAGAATAGGAAGTTCGAAAGCAAGATCATACCTTGTGCTGATGAGGCAAACCAAAGGTGTGAGCCGGAACACTGCTCATTGCTAGATCTGAGTTGCAGGCGCAACAGCTCTCTTTTACTTGCTGTTTGGGGTGTTTAACCCTTGGGATCAAGAGGCCATAAGGAGTACAAGTTTTGTCTGGAAGTTCAGGCCAAGCCGTGGCCTATCAAAGGAGTTCCATCAACctgaaattttcctttctttgctGGATTTGTTTGTGACTGGAGGTTAAAGAGCCAAAATCCAGATCGTGGGTTTCGCTTACAAACCCCCTTATTTTCTGATTTCCAAAGGTACCCTCCCCTAGTTTTATTAAACCTTATTGCcctattttgtttcttcttcctagTTTACCTCTCCACCAAATCATGGCTTCTATTTACTATCTACCCATTATTATAAGTTTGCTATTCTTTTATAATGTCCATCTAATTACAGAATTGCGCCCTCCTTGAGACTTTGTTTTATTTACAAATCTGCCATTGCGTTTTGCAATTGGATCATTTCCTATTTGTGTGGGCCCATAAGCTATCTGATCCCGGTTTTGGAACCCGGATTCCCATCAGCGAACTTCTTCCTTTGCCCCTCCCCAACTTCTTCTGAGcgatctcttttctctcttcctattcttttctagttttcttttccccatccCCTGTTCTAACTAAGGAACAGTCCCTCACGATTGAGGACTATTCTTTctcatctcctttttttttccttctcatatttTGGGTATAAGGTCACCTCCCTTGGGCGCTGCTAGCTGTACAATTTGGTGCCCGAACTCATGTGGGCTGTGAGATATCAACCCAAAACCTCTCTTCGTTTCTGTCCTACTGCCTGTACATGTTGCAGAAGTAAATACTGCCATATGTGCTTTTTTTCTCAGGATTTTTAGAAAGTATTGTTTCCGTTTAGTCTGTTTAATTCCTGTATGTATCCATACCCCTTTTTTTTGCCATAACCAATCTTACTATGCTCAGGACCGCATAGTGAAATGACTGGACAAATTCTTCAAATTATGGGTTCATCCTAAATCCTGTTCTTCCAGGCTGATTTGAACTCCAGGTATATCAACCATGGGATAGGGTAAGAGATGGACTATCTGAAAGACATGGATATGGAATGGTAAGACTTTGCTAACTTCTAATATTCCACttttgaaaatagaaaaccatgaaagaaggATAAATCAGATTATAAAAGTGTAAgacttttgcttttcttttatcCTTTGACATCCCTTTGTTTTTATGATTTCCTAATATTATCTTTAGGAAAACACGCTATTCCAATCTAGGCAGATTGTTTGTTTTTATGAGGTTTACCTCCCTTCTGCTCTATTAATTGGTATTATTGGACTGCATAGATGCTCAGACTCCCAAAGATACtcattcctttttccttttgagtgATTATCAGTCTCTCATCTTTTCATTTCCCAAACCGAGTTGAGTTTATAGTTCAGTCTTTCCTCTATGGTGTCACTTGCCATCTCGATGGGACCTTTAGTGTCAAGATGAACAAAAATGGTGAAAAGGGTTCCTCTCTGTTGTGGAGTTGGTTGTTGATGAGGAGCCCATGGTGTCCCATCGATCTGAATGCAATATGTAATGATTCAAATACACTGGTCTGCCAGATCTCCCCAATCCTGCAAACACAAGCTAGATcctctttcattttcttatatttgaTTGATTTGTTGGAATAAATTTTGACTTTGTAAAGtttacattttttctttaattatcacataatttgttattttttctgtAAGGAATGTTTATGATATTCTATGGATGTAAatcagaaagaagaaagaagaaacctgAAATAGTGAAATTCTAGTCATCAAAcaaggaggaaaagaagaaacctTTCGGCTTTGCGGCACAGAACAACTGTGAATATATATGAAGCAGGCAGAAGTTAATAGGTGCCAGATCCATGAATGgtacccaaaattcaaatctgTCTCCATCAAAACCTTAATTCATGAGCTTCCAGAGACCTTTGTGTGTTACCTTCTTGAGGAATCTGGACCTTTTATCCTTCCTCAATCTGTTTCTGGTGATGATGCCCTGCCGCAGAGAATCCACAATCCGGACGAAGAGGAAGATTATGAAGTATCAGAAGGGTCTGGAGATGAATCAGAAAGACCCCCACCTGCACCTTGCTTTCCAGAACTTGAGTTGAAGATCAAAGAATCCATCAAGGCCTTTGGTGGAGCTGTCTTCCCTAAGCTGAATTGGAGTGCACCGAAGGACTCTGCTTGGATTACCACGACAGGGACACTCCGTTGTACTTCATTTAGTGAGATTGCACTCGTTTTACGGTCTTCTGATTCTTTGATTCATGATCTTTGCCATGCTTATGATTCATGCTCTGATAAGACATCCTCAAGACCCACAACGTTCTTTCTTGCGCTTCGTAAGTGGTATCCATCCCTCCTCCCTGAGATGGAATTCCGTTGCTTTGTTAGAGATCATCGACTTATTGGTATCTCCCAGCATGAGGTCACAGTTTTCTATCCCGTTCTTCAGGAGAAGAAACATGAGCTTGAAGTGTTGGTCTCTGAATTTTTTAGGGACAATGTGCAGCCAAGATTTGAATCGGAGAATTACACATTCGATGTTTATGTGACGAGGGATCGGAGGGTTAAGCTTATGGATTTTAATCCTTGGGGTGCTTTCACTTTGCCACTGCTATTCAGTTGGGAGGAATTGGAGGACAGTGTTGGGCAGGAGGGGGATTATATTGAGTTTAGGATTATAGAGAGTAGATGTACGGTTCGGCCAGGTCTGAAGACAGCAGTTCCTTATGATTACTTGGATACAAGCTCAGGGAGTGGATGGGATCAGTTCTTGAGGAACGCGGATGAGGAAGCACGTAGTCAAGCTCACTGTCCAGAAGCTGGGGCTTAAGGTTTTGTTTGCTTCAACCAGCAACATCAGTTTTGCAGTTCATGGATCTTCCAagtcctcccccccccccccccccccccaaaaaaaaaaaatgtcctctTTGTAAGCCTCCACAcccaccaccccaaaaaaaaaaaaaaaaaaaaagttataggCAAAATCTTTGTCGAGTATTAATATGCAAGAATCAGTTAAAAGTTTTTGGATGGTCACTTTTTGTACATCTCCTATTTGCAAAGGTGAAAGGTCTTAGTGTTCTAAAGGAACATGTCTCTGGCGGATTGACTCTGTCCTTGTAATTCActgttcttattttgttttccttAGTTTTCTGGAGTTAGGAAGCCACATTTCAGGTTTTACATTGAGCTTGTTTTTCCTTCCCTACCTCCTTTTATATTACTGGTATCTTTTTATGGGGTTCCAAATTGGCCAGCTCTTTTCGTTCACTTGTCCATGCATCTTCTCTTTAACCTGTGCAACAACCTCATGGTGGTCTAGATTTTTTGTTGGGTTATCTGTATGCGGTAATAGGGTAGGGCTGCTTTGCTTCCATTTGCATCCCTTCGCCCACAcacccaccccacccacccccccaccccaccaaaaaaaaaaaaaaattctttttacggAAACAGAAAGACTAGAtaacaaagaaaggaagagagtaCAACATCCACATGATTACATCCTTATCACCGGGGCTCGTGCCCTTTTTTGGACACTAGGAAAACAATAGTAGATAGTATCTAAGGTCAGTAGGGCTACAATAACACCAAACAGATCTTatacaaaatgaaaaaggaacgaggaaaaaaggggggggggggggttgtttcCGTAGTCCTAACCTCAATACCTCATATATGAAGTGATATTGAAATTCTTCCATGTAGGAAAATAAGCCTATAGggctagtcaggccgaaggcttggataccggtcgttggtaaaaaaataaaaagaaaaataaaaaaataaaataaaataaaataaaataaaaaatcagtaTGATAAGCCCAAAAAATAACTCTCCCTGGCCTTCGCTAAGTTGGTATGATATAAGAGAGAGGGTTCCCTATGCTGTGAGTGGGGTTATTCTCCCATGTTACACCAATGGCAGTATGAGGAACTGTTTCATTCATATGGGCCCCCATGGTTGGGGAGGagtgaaaataataatagaaaaaaaaaaaaaaaaaagctatataagaCGGTTACGGTACATTGGCTGTGTGAAAAACAATTTTCCCATGATATAATATTGGAGAAGTGTTTCCTGTTAGGGAGTGCAGTTCACAAGTGCATTAGGTCCCAATAAAAAACGCACAAGAAAACATCAACAGAAGTTATTTTACATTTCATGGCAGGGTCGGGTCACTTCTGGTTTTCCCTGTTTTCCCCCTACAAAGAAACATGATTCAtctgttttccttttatgaagttTCTAGGGCTTGTATTTGAGCAAGTACTCTATAAAGAGAATCCATAAGCTAGTTTTCAGGTATCATTTGGCTATTTTGAATGTTAAATTACTATTAGTGACCAATCCCAGCTTTTCTAATCATATAGGATAGGATTTTACCCTGGAAAAGGATGGCTACCTTAGGGAACGGGTGCAACTCAATCCACCCAATGAGAGATTAGGGTTcccacacaaaagaaaaaaaaataaaaatcatttcacATATGGTTATAAAAATTCACTTTACCTTACATCTGAATCCCttggatttgaaaagaaaataaaaattttatctAAAAACATCATTACCGAATTTGATAATGATAAGActtttaagtagtttatatagTATGTTAGATAATGATTACCAAAATTTCCTTCTTAGGTTTAAATTTTCCactcccttacaaccaaacggaGTCTAAATAAAGACATAGCTTGATTGTCATTAATTCCATATCAGAACAGATAAGAAGGcattaaaatgggaaaaatttcTTTAAACAAGTACCTACCAAGGATTGCTATGTGGAATAAGATTTTCTGTTTCATGGCCATGAGGAGGGCTGATGTTGTCGACCAAGCTAGTAAAGATAGAGCGTACCCTAGACTCATTCGATAGACTCTCTATAGCTCCATCTAAGTGCAAGTGAAGAGAAGGGAAATTGAGATAATTAAATcagttttaaaatgaaaataaatatttttataatcatAATTGTAGAACTACTTTAAACTCTTAGGTAAAATGGTAATCATACTTTCTATAGAatttaaattttctttctcttgaggAATTTGGTTGCAAAATGTAGTAAAATTTATTAAATAGATTTGGAAtgttttaaaattaattatacAATCATGTTAGATAATAACAACAAatatttccattttatttaggaatttctttcacttcccttccttccCTTCCTTTCATTTCCCTTGAAACTAGGCAGAGCCTACATGTCAAATTCAACTCATGAACAGGGATGTGGGCCCATGAACATGGATGGGCTGGGGAAGTCTGAAACTTTCTTGTTAGGATGGACAAGGTTATGGTTGGGATCTTGACCTGACGAATTtaaaaacatataaaattaCCCTTGtcatgtatgtatatatatatatatatatatatatatatacatataattgCCATTGATTTTCAAGGttagatttatatttttttaggttAAATATTAATAGTAAAATTGACATTTTAAGTAAAATAAATATcctttttttaaacaaaagaaTCATTGTTGAATTTAGACAGCTTTattcattaaatatatatttttttaaacaaaaataacGGGTGATTTACTAAACTTTTATTAAAGACAAGGGCTGAAATTTTCTAGATTCTTCTTACATAGATGTCATAGTTAgataattcaaattcaaaaaggGAAGGAAGGGGCAGCTCTTTGTCAGTTCAACTTTAGATGGTTTTGGGGAAGATTTCTGTGAAACAAAGTAACCCTTGTTAATGTTTCTAAAATCCCTTTTAGCTTCTATTTGGTTGACCGGGAGTTAGGAGACTGGGTCATTCGGGTGAACTTCACCatttgatgaaggaaaatttgtttttattttttaatttttttaatttttaattttttttttatttcttgtcatgtttgattggtttttttattgaaggattaagt is part of the Macadamia integrifolia cultivar HAES 741 chromosome 9, SCU_Mint_v3, whole genome shotgun sequence genome and encodes:
- the LOC122088075 gene encoding cell division cycle protein 123 homolog → MKQAEVNRCQIHEWYPKFKSVSIKTLIHELPETFVCYLLEESGPFILPQSVSGDDALPQRIHNPDEEEDYEVSEGSGDESERPPPAPCFPELELKIKESIKAFGGAVFPKLNWSAPKDSAWITTTGTLRCTSFSEIALVLRSSDSLIHDLCHAYDSCSDKTSSRPTTFFLALRKWYPSLLPEMEFRCFVRDHRLIGISQHEVTVFYPVLQEKKHELEVLVSEFFRDNVQPRFESENYTFDVYVTRDRRVKLMDFNPWGAFTLPLLFSWEELEDSVGQEGDYIEFRIIESRCTVRPGLKTAVPYDYLDTSSGSGWDQFLRNADEEARSQAHCPEAGA